The Gymnodinialimonas sp. 57CJ19 genome includes a window with the following:
- the pth gene encoding aminoacyl-tRNA hydrolase encodes MQLWVGLGNPGAKYAGNRHNIGWMAVDRIAEDHGFAPWRSKFQGKVTEGVIGGEKVLLLKPETFMNLSGQSVGEAMRFYKLDSTDVTVWHDELDLAPAKVRVKAGGGHAGHNGLRSIHQHIGPHYDRVRLGVGHPGHKDRVAGYVLSDFAKADADWLDDVLRGLSDGAPQLAKGDGGKFLNAVALRTAPPRSSTSKPKAPNRREEAAPAAEEPSEDTRSALQKLADKFR; translated from the coding sequence ATGCAACTTTGGGTCGGTCTGGGAAATCCGGGCGCGAAATACGCGGGCAACCGCCACAATATCGGCTGGATGGCCGTGGACCGGATCGCCGAGGATCACGGCTTTGCCCCTTGGCGCAGCAAGTTTCAGGGCAAAGTGACCGAGGGCGTCATTGGCGGCGAGAAAGTGCTGCTGCTCAAGCCCGAAACCTTCATGAACCTCTCGGGTCAGTCGGTCGGCGAGGCGATGCGGTTCTACAAACTCGACAGCACCGATGTCACCGTTTGGCATGATGAGTTGGACCTCGCCCCCGCCAAAGTCCGCGTCAAGGCGGGCGGTGGCCACGCGGGTCACAACGGGCTGCGCTCGATCCACCAGCATATCGGCCCGCATTACGATCGCGTGCGGCTTGGCGTGGGGCATCCCGGCCACAAAGACCGCGTGGCGGGCTATGTGCTTAGTGACTTCGCCAAGGCGGATGCTGACTGGCTGGATGACGTGCTCCGTGGCCTTTCCGACGGCGCGCCGCAGCTGGCCAAAGGCGATGGCGGCAAGTTCCTGAACGCAGTCGCCCTGCGCACCGCCCCGCCCCGGTCGTCCACTTCAAAACCCAAGGCGCCAAACCGCCGCGAGGAAGCCGCACCCGCGGCTGAGGAGCCGTCTGAAGACACGCGCAGCGCCCTGCAAAAACTGGCCGACAAGTTCCGCTAA
- a CDS encoding DUF2237 domain-containing protein — MPKDPSLNVYGDALAPCSTEPLTGYFRNGACDTCAQDTGSHTVCAVMTAEFLAYSKYVGNDLSTPRPEYGFAGLKPGDGWCLCASRWMQAAEEHAAPLVNLSATHKRALEIIPLELLEANAAP; from the coding sequence TTGCCCAAAGACCCTTCCCTGAACGTCTACGGCGACGCCCTCGCCCCCTGCTCGACCGAGCCGTTGACAGGTTACTTCCGCAACGGCGCCTGTGACACCTGCGCCCAAGACACTGGCTCTCATACCGTCTGCGCCGTCATGACCGCTGAATTCCTGGCCTATTCCAAATATGTCGGAAACGACCTCTCAACCCCGCGCCCCGAATACGGGTTCGCGGGCCTCAAACCCGGCGACGGCTGGTGCCTCTGCGCCAGCCGTTGGATGCAGGCTGCCGAGGAACATGCCGCGCCCTTGGTCAACCTCTCGGCCACCCATAAGCGCGCGCTGGAGATTATCCCTCTGGAGTTGCTGGAGGCGAACGCCGCCCCCTAA